One region of Sardina pilchardus chromosome 18, fSarPil1.1, whole genome shotgun sequence genomic DNA includes:
- the snx5 gene encoding sorting nexin-5, whose translation MTSTTEENDKEKLRSVSVDLNHDSSLLIDIPDALCERDKVKFTVHTKTTLSSFQKPDFSVSRQHEDFIWLHDTLVETEDYAGLIIPPAPPKPDFESPREKMHKLGEGEATMTKEEYTKMKQELEAEYLAVFKKTVQVHEVFLQRLSSHPVFSKDRNFQIFLEYDQDLSVRRKNAKEMFGGFFKNMVKTADEVIISGIKEVDEFFEQEKTFLLDYYSKIKDATAKAEKMTRSHKNVADDYIHVSATLNSMCAEDNTLLKKHLEKFSDLLEKLRKVEGRVASDQELKLTELLRYYLRDIQAAKDLLYRRARALADYENSNKALDKARLKGKDIAQAEETQQQCLKKFDKLSESCKKELTSFKGRRVVAFRKNLIEMAELEIKHAKNSVSLLQGCIDMLNSN comes from the exons ATGACCTCAACTACAGAAGAAAATGATAAAGAGAAG CTCCGGTCTGTGTCCGTGGACCTGAACCATGATTCCTCCCTTCTCATTGACATTCCAGATGCCCTTTGTGAGCGAGATAAGGTCAAGTTCACTGTCCACACCAAG ACCACGCTCAGTTCCTTTCAGAAGCCGGATTTCTCTGTGTCGCGCCAGCATGAGGACTTCATATGGCTTCACGACACGTTGGTGGAGACGGAGGATTATGCTGGTCTCATT ATCCCCCCCGCGCCCCCAAAGCCAGACTTTGAGAGTCCGAGAGAGAAGATGCATAagctgggggagggggaggccaCTATGACCAAGGAGGAGTACACCAAGATGAAGCAGGAGCTCGAGGC AGAGTATCTGGCTGTGTTTAAGAAGACGGTTCAGGTGCATGAAGTCTTCCTGCAGAGGCTCTCCTCCCACCCGGTCTTCAGCAAGGACAGAAACTTCCAGATCTTCCTGGAGTACGACCAGGAT CTCAGTGTGAGGAGAAAAAATGCCAAGGAGATGTTTGGTGGTTTCTTCAAGAACATGGTGAAGACTGCCGATGAAGTCATCATATCAGGGATTAAG GAAGTGGACGAGTTCTTTGAGCAAGAGAAAACTTTCCTGCTCGATTATTACAGCAAGATCAAGGACGCCACTGCCAAGGCGGAAAAAATGACACGCTCTCATAAAA ATGTTGCTGACGACTACATTCACGTCTCTGCGACTTTGAACAGCATGTGCGCAGAAGACAACACCCTCTTGAAAAA GCATCTGGAGAAGTTTTCGGATCTGTTGGAGAAGCTAAGG AAAGTGGAGGGCAGAGTTGCGTCAGACCAGGAGCTGAAACTCACCGAGCTGCTGCGGTATTACCTGAGGGATATCCAGGCTGCAAAG GACCTGTTGTACAGACGTGCGCGAGCCCTGGCCGACTATGAGAACTCCAACAAGGCCCTGGACAAGGCGCGGCTGAAGGGCAAAGACATCGCCCAGGCCGAGGAGACCCAGCAGCAGTGCCTCAAGAAGTTTGACAAGCTCTCGGAGTCGTGCAAGAAAG AGCTGACGAGCTTCAAGGGCAGGAGGGTGGTGGCCTTCCGCAAGAACCTGATTGAGATGGCCGAGCTGGAGATAAAGCACGCCAAG AACAGCGTGTCTCTTCTCCAGGGCTGCATTGACATGCTCAACAGCAACTGA
- the mgme1 gene encoding mitochondrial genome maintenance exonuclease 1 isoform X2, with product MITLQECQSSRHLPRGSDSDEYDHGKPARLLLPRGSERPRTPSVTRILQQTMSPEQLFFLERWKRKMIAELGEQGFKEYTSNLFKKGKLFHSAIENALAPSESEEPEYTEDTAGYLESIQHVLEDINEVRAIESAVQHQHLNYAGIVDCVACYRGTLCAIDWKTSEKAKPFLQNTYDNPIQVAAYVGALNSDDNYSYQIKSGLIVVAYKDGAPAHPHFLDFEKVTQFWEKWLLRLELYKSK from the exons ATGATTACACTACAGGAATGTCAGTCAAGCCGTCACCTCCCACGAGGAAGTGACAGTGACG AATATGACCACGGAAAACCTGCACGGTTGTTGCTTCCGAGAGGGTCAGAGAGACCTCGTACGCCTAGTGTTACTCGCATTCTCCAACAGACCATGTCCCCGGAGCAGTTGTTTTTCCTGGAGAGATGGAAAAGGAAAATGATCGCAGAGCTGGGAGAGCAAGGCTTCAAGGAATACACCTCAA ACCTTTTCAAAAAAGGGAAGTTATTTCATTCTGCAATTGAGAATGCACTTGCTCCTTCTGAAAGTGAAGAACCAGAATATACTGAAGACACAGCAGGATACTTGGAAAGTATCCAACATGTCCTTGAGGACATCAATGAAGTCAGAGCCATTGAGAGTGCAGTACAACACCAGCATTTGAATTATGCAGGAATAGTTGATTGTGTGGCTTGCTACAG AGGGACACTTTGTGCAATTGACTGGAAGACTTCAGAGAAAGCCAAGCCCTTTCTCCAGAACACGTACGACAATCCTATCCAGGTTGCTGCATACGTTGGAGCTTTGAACAGTGATGACAACTACAGTTACCAG ATCAAGAGTGGTCTGATTGTCGTGGCTTACAAGGACGGCGCCCCGgctcatccccactttcttgaCTTTGAAAAGGTTACACAGTTCTGGGAAAAATGGCTGCTTAGACTTGAACTTTATAAGAGTAAATAA
- the mgme1 gene encoding mitochondrial genome maintenance exonuclease 1 isoform X1, with translation MPVGMLLPRTRSRRIVYGLLKHCNIVFVASCFSTSCVWTARKKQSQYGTVDTERYSSLVKSVVSSKVSCQTPESIEEEDRQLYGPVVKSSFHKPTPKNLVPKNVYPLLKAEKTMLSAEYDHGKPARLLLPRGSERPRTPSVTRILQQTMSPEQLFFLERWKRKMIAELGEQGFKEYTSNLFKKGKLFHSAIENALAPSESEEPEYTEDTAGYLESIQHVLEDINEVRAIESAVQHQHLNYAGIVDCVACYRGTLCAIDWKTSEKAKPFLQNTYDNPIQVAAYVGALNSDDNYSYQIKSGLIVVAYKDGAPAHPHFLDFEKVTQFWEKWLLRLELYKSK, from the exons ATGCCGGTTGGGATGTTGCTTCCTCGTACAAGATCCAGGCGGATTGTTTATGGCCTGTTGAAACATTGCAACATTGTATTTGTTGCGTCGTGTTTCTCCACGTCTTGTGTATGGACTGCTCGGAAAAAACAGAGTCAATATGGAACGGTTGATACAGAGCGCTACTCCTCCCTGGTGAAGTCAGTTGTCTCGTCAAAAGTCAGCTGCCAAACTCCAGAGTCGATTGAGGAAGAGGACCGTCAACTCTACGGTCCAGTCGTCAAATCATCTTTTCACAAACCAACGCCGAAAAACCTTGTGCCGAAAAACGTATACCCTCTTTTAAAAGCAGAAAAAACAATGCTCTCTGCAGAATATGACCACGGAAAACCTGCACGGTTGTTGCTTCCGAGAGGGTCAGAGAGACCTCGTACGCCTAGTGTTACTCGCATTCTCCAACAGACCATGTCCCCGGAGCAGTTGTTTTTCCTGGAGAGATGGAAAAGGAAAATGATCGCAGAGCTGGGAGAGCAAGGCTTCAAGGAATACACCTCAA ACCTTTTCAAAAAAGGGAAGTTATTTCATTCTGCAATTGAGAATGCACTTGCTCCTTCTGAAAGTGAAGAACCAGAATATACTGAAGACACAGCAGGATACTTGGAAAGTATCCAACATGTCCTTGAGGACATCAATGAAGTCAGAGCCATTGAGAGTGCAGTACAACACCAGCATTTGAATTATGCAGGAATAGTTGATTGTGTGGCTTGCTACAG AGGGACACTTTGTGCAATTGACTGGAAGACTTCAGAGAAAGCCAAGCCCTTTCTCCAGAACACGTACGACAATCCTATCCAGGTTGCTGCATACGTTGGAGCTTTGAACAGTGATGACAACTACAGTTACCAG ATCAAGAGTGGTCTGATTGTCGTGGCTTACAAGGACGGCGCCCCGgctcatccccactttcttgaCTTTGAAAAGGTTACACAGTTCTGGGAAAAATGGCTGCTTAGACTTGAACTTTATAAGAGTAAATAA